A window from Aeromonas rivipollensis encodes these proteins:
- a CDS encoding murein L,D-transpeptidase catalytic domain family protein, with the protein MKRQYWMSRLASLWLGLPLLLGALCFSSQGHASWDQDLYRQLGLAGKLDKQVFRKALQGYQDVRHKRKPILTIIDYSKPSTMRRLFVIDVKRHKLLYHTWVSHGRNSGELAARQFSNQLNSRQSSLGVYRTAETYQGKHGYSLRLDGLSPGKNSNARKRAIVVHGADYASPRHLQKYDKLGRSWGCPALPREQSRAIIDTIKGGSVIYAHG; encoded by the coding sequence ATGAAGCGACAGTATTGGATGTCGCGGCTGGCCAGCCTCTGGCTGGGGCTGCCGCTGCTGCTGGGGGCGCTCTGCTTCAGCAGCCAGGGCCACGCCAGCTGGGATCAGGATCTCTATCGCCAGCTGGGTCTGGCGGGCAAGCTGGACAAACAGGTATTCCGCAAGGCCCTGCAGGGCTATCAAGATGTGCGCCACAAGCGCAAACCCATCCTCACCATCATCGACTACAGCAAGCCCTCGACCATGCGCCGCCTCTTCGTCATCGATGTGAAGCGTCACAAGCTGCTCTACCACACCTGGGTCAGCCACGGTCGCAATTCGGGGGAGCTGGCCGCGCGCCAGTTCTCCAACCAGCTCAACTCCCGCCAGAGCTCCCTCGGGGTCTATCGCACCGCCGAGACCTATCAGGGCAAGCACGGCTACTCCCTGCGCCTGGACGGCCTGAGCCCCGGCAAGAACAGCAATGCCCGCAAGCGCGCCATCGTCGTGCACGGGGCTGACTATGCAAGCCCGAGACACCTGCAAAAATATGACAAGCTGGGCCGCAGCTGGGGTTGCCCGGCCCTGCCGCGAGAGCAGTCCAGGGCCATCATTGACACCATCAAGGGGGGCAGCGTCATCTATGCCCACGGCTGA
- a CDS encoding ANTAR domain-containing response regulator: MTTLPRGQDGPPSRLLIHADDPGQANRLALLVSHYGHQPRILDTRQLLTPMEQGDALLVSCRQFGAEVRLGLSLWPGLPRLLFCERLGGDTQLALLQQGVLLVPHSCGEREPVEQWLRLARSQLAMVQALMQTESELRQKLEERRLVEQAKGRLMRHQGLDEEQAYRLMRSTAMSRHLSLGELARQLLQALPA, encoded by the coding sequence ATGACTACTCTTCCCCGGGGCCAGGATGGCCCCCCCTCCCGCCTGCTGATCCACGCCGATGATCCTGGCCAGGCCAATCGCCTGGCCCTGCTGGTGAGCCACTACGGCCATCAGCCGAGGATCCTCGACACCCGTCAGTTGCTGACCCCGATGGAGCAGGGGGACGCCCTGCTGGTCAGTTGCCGCCAGTTCGGCGCCGAGGTGCGCCTCGGTCTCTCCCTCTGGCCCGGTTTGCCGCGCCTGCTGTTTTGCGAGCGGCTGGGGGGCGATACCCAGCTCGCCCTGTTGCAGCAGGGGGTGCTGCTGGTGCCCCACTCCTGTGGCGAGCGGGAGCCGGTGGAGCAGTGGCTGCGCCTCGCCCGCAGCCAGCTCGCCATGGTGCAGGCCCTGATGCAGACCGAGAGCGAACTGCGCCAGAAGCTGGAGGAGAGGCGGCTCGTCGAGCAGGCCAAGGGGCGCCTGATGCGCCATCAGGGGCTGGACGAGGAGCAGGCCTACCGCCTGATGCGCAGCACCGCCATGAGCCGCCACCTGAGCCTGGGGGAGCTGGCACGGCAACTGCTGCAGGCATTGCCCGCCTGA
- a CDS encoding molybdopterin-dependent oxidoreductase: MKTTCAYCGVGCGIRLSREGECWQLQGDEEHPANAGALCVKGASLLESLAFPDRLLYPRWMGQRIGWEEALDTLADRLATIMAQSGPQAIGIYLSGQLTTEDYYVANKLMKGYLGSANVDTNSRLCMSSAVVAHQRAFGEDLVPACYEDLELADLVVLTGANTAWTHPVLFRRLQQARARRPELRLVVLDPRRTMTAEQGDLHLALKPGSDVALWNGLCRYLLDSDGWDKAYVVQHVSGFEALAAALDDPAWQLDEVARSCGLSRSDLLGFYQLFARTPRTVTLFCQGINQSNQGVDKANAIINAHLLCGRIGKPGAAPFSMTGQPNAMGGREVGGLATQLAAHMGFGEEECDRVQRFWGSPTMVRGPGHKAVALFEAVHRGEIRALWVLGTNPAVSLPDGNRVREALSRCELLVVSEVTANTDTARLAHLLLPAAAWGEKSGTVTNSERTISRQRAFLPLPGEAKPDWWALTQLARRLGFGEGFAYEHEHEIFCEHAALSGFENEGARQFDISGLADLGRAEFEALAPLSWPVNADWPKGRARLFEDGRFATPDGRARLLPLAQHFPPQPEAAPRGEDLSLLLNSGRLRDQWHTMTRTGHVPRLQEAEPWPRVRVGAASLLALGAREGDLVRLYNELGEALLLVGLDEGLREGEAFLPMHWTDSQCSQGAVNRLIAAVVDPLSGQPMFKQGRVQARAQATRWQGLWCGRHEWREPVDWWARRPLPEGNCTLLASWSGSPQGLWQRLGAEGHWLRLPLKEGWLALALAGDRIEGILLVGERRPDIKVDLLASLLGTPLQAGALSQTLSLALAGESRLVCSCLRVSEQRIVDAITRQGVSELAGLQALLGCGSNCGTCLPEIDKLLIKHVFIAST; the protein is encoded by the coding sequence ATGAAGACCACCTGTGCCTATTGTGGAGTGGGGTGTGGCATCCGGCTGAGCCGGGAGGGGGAGTGCTGGCAGCTGCAGGGGGATGAAGAGCATCCGGCCAACGCGGGCGCCCTCTGCGTCAAGGGGGCCAGCCTGCTGGAGAGTCTGGCCTTCCCCGACCGTCTGCTCTATCCGCGCTGGATGGGGCAGCGCATCGGCTGGGAGGAGGCCCTGGATACCCTGGCGGATCGCCTTGCCACCATCATGGCCCAGTCCGGGCCGCAAGCCATCGGCATCTACCTGTCGGGCCAGCTCACCACCGAGGATTACTACGTCGCCAACAAGCTGATGAAGGGGTATCTGGGCAGCGCCAACGTGGACACCAACTCCCGGCTCTGCATGTCGTCGGCAGTGGTGGCCCATCAGCGCGCCTTCGGGGAGGATCTGGTGCCCGCCTGCTACGAGGATCTGGAGCTCGCGGATCTGGTGGTGCTCACCGGTGCCAACACCGCCTGGACCCACCCCGTGCTGTTTCGCCGCCTGCAGCAGGCGCGGGCGCGGCGCCCCGAGCTCAGGCTGGTGGTGCTGGATCCCCGCCGCACCATGACGGCGGAGCAGGGGGATCTGCATCTGGCCCTCAAGCCTGGCAGCGATGTGGCGCTGTGGAACGGCCTGTGCCGTTATCTGCTCGACAGCGACGGCTGGGACAAGGCCTATGTGGTGCAGCATGTGAGCGGCTTCGAGGCACTGGCGGCGGCGCTGGACGATCCGGCCTGGCAGCTGGACGAGGTGGCCCGCAGCTGCGGCCTCTCCCGCAGCGACTTGCTTGGCTTCTACCAGCTGTTTGCTCGCACCCCCAGGACTGTCACCCTGTTCTGCCAGGGGATCAACCAGTCCAACCAGGGGGTGGACAAGGCCAACGCCATCATCAACGCCCACTTGCTGTGCGGCCGCATCGGCAAGCCGGGGGCAGCCCCCTTCTCCATGACGGGGCAGCCCAACGCCATGGGGGGGCGCGAGGTGGGGGGCCTGGCGACCCAGCTTGCCGCCCACATGGGCTTTGGCGAGGAGGAGTGCGATCGGGTGCAGCGCTTCTGGGGAAGCCCGACCATGGTGCGCGGGCCGGGGCACAAGGCGGTGGCCTTGTTCGAGGCGGTGCACAGGGGGGAGATCCGCGCCCTCTGGGTGCTCGGCACCAACCCGGCGGTCTCCCTGCCCGATGGCAACCGGGTGCGCGAAGCCCTGAGCCGCTGCGAGCTGCTGGTGGTCTCAGAGGTGACGGCCAATACCGACACGGCGCGCCTCGCCCACCTGCTGCTGCCCGCCGCCGCCTGGGGGGAGAAGAGCGGTACAGTCACCAACTCCGAGCGCACTATCAGCCGCCAGCGCGCCTTCCTGCCCCTACCGGGGGAAGCGAAGCCCGACTGGTGGGCCCTGACCCAGCTCGCCCGCCGGCTCGGCTTTGGCGAGGGGTTCGCCTATGAGCACGAGCACGAGATCTTCTGTGAACACGCCGCCCTCTCCGGCTTCGAGAACGAAGGGGCCCGCCAGTTCGACATCTCGGGGCTGGCGGATCTTGGCCGCGCCGAGTTCGAGGCACTCGCCCCCCTGAGCTGGCCCGTCAACGCCGACTGGCCAAAGGGGCGAGCCCGTCTGTTCGAGGACGGGCGCTTCGCCACCCCGGACGGGCGGGCCCGCCTGCTGCCCCTGGCCCAGCACTTCCCCCCCCAGCCGGAGGCCGCCCCCCGGGGGGAGGATCTCTCCCTGCTTCTCAACAGCGGGCGGCTGCGGGATCAGTGGCACACCATGACTCGCACCGGTCACGTGCCCAGGTTGCAGGAGGCCGAGCCCTGGCCCAGGGTGCGGGTGGGGGCCGCCAGCCTGCTGGCGCTCGGCGCCAGGGAGGGGGATCTGGTGCGTCTCTACAACGAGCTCGGGGAGGCGCTGCTGCTGGTGGGGCTGGACGAGGGGCTCAGGGAGGGGGAGGCCTTCCTGCCCATGCACTGGACCGACAGCCAGTGCAGCCAGGGGGCGGTCAACCGCCTCATCGCCGCCGTGGTGGATCCCCTCTCGGGCCAGCCCATGTTCAAGCAGGGGCGGGTGCAGGCCAGGGCACAAGCCACCCGATGGCAGGGGCTCTGGTGCGGCCGCCATGAGTGGCGCGAGCCGGTGGACTGGTGGGCCAGGCGCCCCCTGCCCGAGGGCAACTGCACCCTGCTGGCCTCCTGGTCCGGCAGCCCCCAGGGGCTGTGGCAGCGGCTGGGGGCAGAGGGGCACTGGCTGCGGCTCCCCCTGAAAGAGGGCTGGCTCGCCCTGGCCCTGGCCGGGGATCGCATCGAGGGCATCCTGCTGGTGGGGGAGCGACGCCCTGACATCAAGGTCGATCTGCTGGCCAGCCTGCTCGGCACGCCGCTGCAGGCGGGGGCCCTGAGCCAGACCCTGAGCCTGGCGTTGGCCGGAGAGAGCCGGCTGGTCTGCTCCTGCCTGCGGGTGTCGGAGCAGCGCATCGTGGATGCCATCACCCGGCAGGGGGTGAGCGAGCTGGCGGGGCTGCAGGCCCTGCTCGGCTGCGGCAGCAACTGCGGCACCTGCCTGCCAGAGATCGACAAGCTGTTGATTAAACATGTTTTTATCGCCTCAACCTAA
- the cobA gene encoding uroporphyrinogen-III C-methyltransferase: protein MSQISLVGAGPGPLELLTLRALHRIEAAEVVVYDRLVGSEILARIPQGAARFDVGKRCGEPSPTQEEINALLLALARTGKRVVRLKGGDPLVFGRGGEEALHLARHGIEAELVPGITAALGCAASTLIPLTHRGLARSLTLVTGHLMDEGDYRGWQGLTRAGHTLVFYMGLERAAQIRQGLLAAGASGDLPVALVVAGCSARQQVHHARLEGLEQAALALLGQSPVLMIMGEVVNLGAELQALLNQTMERVA, encoded by the coding sequence ATGAGCCAAATCAGTCTGGTAGGAGCGGGCCCCGGGCCCCTCGAATTGTTGACCCTGCGCGCCTTGCACCGCATCGAGGCGGCGGAGGTGGTGGTCTATGACCGTCTGGTGGGGAGCGAGATCCTGGCCCGGATCCCCCAGGGGGCGGCCCGCTTCGACGTGGGCAAGCGCTGCGGCGAGCCGAGCCCCACCCAGGAGGAGATCAACGCCCTGCTGCTGGCCCTGGCCCGCACCGGCAAGCGGGTGGTGCGCCTCAAGGGGGGGGATCCCCTGGTGTTCGGCCGGGGTGGGGAGGAGGCGCTGCACCTGGCCCGCCACGGCATAGAGGCCGAGCTGGTGCCCGGTATCACGGCGGCCCTGGGCTGCGCCGCCAGCACCCTGATCCCCCTGACCCACAGGGGACTGGCGCGCTCCCTGACCCTGGTGACGGGCCACCTGATGGACGAGGGGGACTATAGAGGCTGGCAGGGGCTGACCCGGGCCGGCCACACCCTGGTGTTCTACATGGGGCTGGAGCGGGCGGCCCAGATCCGGCAGGGGCTGCTGGCGGCGGGGGCATCCGGGGATCTGCCGGTGGCCCTGGTGGTGGCCGGGTGCAGTGCGCGCCAGCAGGTCCATCACGCCCGGCTGGAGGGGCTGGAGCAGGCCGCCCTGGCCCTGCTCGGCCAGAGCCCGGTGCTGATGATCATGGGGGAGGTGGTGAACCTGGGCGCCGAGCTGCAGGCCCTGCTGAACCAGACCATGGAGCGGGTGGCCTGA
- a CDS encoding CmpA/NrtA family ABC transporter substrate-binding protein, with the protein MKGRQGCTGLLLATLSLPVLALGAPEQEELRLGFIKLTDMAPLAVAYERGYFEDEGLYVTLEAQANWKILLDRVIDGELDGAQMLAGQPLAAHIGIGTQAELVTAFAMDLNGNAITVANSVWAAMAPQLPKAKAGLVPPPVSAAALKPVVAEYRQGGKPFNMGMVFPVSPHNYELRYWLAAGGLHPGFYAPKLGDNSGQRQADVLLSVTPPPQMPATLEAGTIAGYSVGEPWNQQAVARGIGVPVITDLEIWRNNPEKVFGVTRQWAERHPNTHVRLVKALLRAAWWLDAEQNGNRREAAKLLAKPEYVGADEQVIASSMTGTFEYARGDKRQLPDFNVFFRHHATYPYYSDAIWYLTQMRRWGQIPEARPDAWFEQVAKAVYQPGVYRQAAEALIAEGKLKATDFPDFASEQGYRGPQDGFIDGLLYDGRHPNAYLQQFAIGLKGDERVQ; encoded by the coding sequence ATGAAGGGACGACAAGGATGTACGGGCTTGCTGCTGGCGACGCTGTCGCTGCCGGTACTGGCGCTGGGGGCTCCGGAGCAGGAGGAGCTGAGGCTCGGCTTCATCAAGCTGACCGACATGGCGCCGCTGGCGGTGGCCTACGAGCGGGGCTACTTCGAGGACGAGGGGCTCTATGTGACCCTGGAGGCTCAGGCGAACTGGAAGATCTTGCTGGATCGGGTGATAGACGGCGAGCTGGATGGCGCCCAGATGCTGGCGGGCCAGCCCCTGGCGGCCCACATCGGCATTGGCACCCAGGCCGAGCTGGTGACGGCCTTTGCCATGGATCTCAACGGCAACGCCATCACGGTGGCCAACAGCGTCTGGGCCGCCATGGCGCCCCAGCTGCCCAAGGCGAAGGCGGGCCTGGTGCCGCCACCTGTGAGCGCCGCGGCCCTCAAGCCCGTGGTGGCCGAGTACCGTCAGGGGGGCAAGCCGTTCAACATGGGGATGGTGTTCCCCGTCTCCCCCCACAACTACGAGCTCAGGTACTGGCTGGCGGCGGGCGGCCTGCATCCCGGCTTCTACGCGCCCAAGCTTGGTGACAACTCGGGCCAGCGTCAGGCTGACGTGCTGCTCTCGGTGACGCCGCCGCCCCAGATGCCCGCCACCCTGGAGGCGGGCACCATCGCCGGCTACAGCGTGGGGGAGCCCTGGAACCAGCAGGCGGTCGCCAGGGGCATAGGGGTGCCCGTCATCACAGACCTTGAGATCTGGCGCAACAACCCGGAGAAGGTGTTCGGCGTCACCCGCCAGTGGGCCGAGCGCCACCCCAACACCCATGTCCGGCTGGTGAAGGCGCTGCTGCGGGCGGCCTGGTGGCTGGATGCGGAGCAGAACGGCAACAGGCGCGAGGCTGCCAAGCTGCTGGCAAAACCCGAGTACGTGGGGGCCGACGAGCAGGTGATCGCCAGCTCAATGACGGGCACCTTCGAGTACGCCAGGGGGGACAAGCGCCAGCTGCCTGACTTCAACGTCTTCTTCCGCCACCACGCCACCTATCCCTACTACTCGGACGCCATCTGGTATCTGACCCAGATGCGGCGCTGGGGCCAGATCCCCGAGGCCAGGCCGGACGCCTGGTTCGAGCAGGTGGCCAAGGCGGTGTACCAGCCGGGCGTCTATCGCCAGGCCGCCGAGGCGCTGATCGCCGAGGGCAAGCTCAAGGCCACCGACTTCCCGGATTTTGCCAGCGAGCAGGGCTATCGCGGCCCCCAGGATGGCTTCATCGACGGCTTGCTCTACGACGGCCGCCACCCCAACGCCTATCTGCAGCAGTTTGCCATCGGCCTCAAGGGCGATGAGCGGGTGCAATGA
- a CDS encoding RNA methyltransferase, which translates to MKESGYGAAERVDAQPDAAPEYCAIGLVNPKSPENVGAVMRAAGCYGAEEVYYTGQRFELARRFATDTKQMVEKIPLLGVEDLLAFVPEGCTPVLVDLIEGATSLPDYEHPERAFYIFGPEDGTLEPARFAAVKEVVYVPTQGCMNLAASVNVILYDRLAKKLRAES; encoded by the coding sequence ATGAAAGAGTCAGGTTACGGCGCCGCAGAGCGGGTCGATGCCCAGCCGGATGCGGCCCCCGAGTATTGCGCCATCGGGCTGGTCAATCCCAAGTCACCGGAGAACGTGGGGGCCGTGATGCGGGCCGCCGGCTGCTACGGGGCAGAAGAGGTCTACTACACGGGTCAACGCTTCGAGCTGGCGCGGCGTTTTGCCACCGATACCAAGCAGATGGTGGAGAAGATCCCCCTGCTCGGGGTCGAGGATCTGCTGGCCTTCGTCCCCGAGGGCTGCACCCCTGTGCTGGTGGATCTCATCGAGGGTGCCACCTCGCTGCCGGACTACGAGCACCCCGAGCGGGCCTTCTACATCTTCGGCCCTGAGGATGGCACCCTGGAGCCCGCCCGCTTCGCGGCGGTGAAGGAGGTGGTCTATGTACCGACTCAGGGTTGCATGAACCTGGCCGCCTCGGTCAATGTGATCCTCTACGATCGGCTGGCCAAGAAGCTAAGGGCTGAAAGCTGA
- a CDS encoding universal stress protein encodes MPTIKSLLCPVDFSEMSKAVLDYAVFMAQSHQAELKLVHVVDQLHGFDSYKILHMTAIEITHEMERQAKSQLKELVASLPIPAKFEVRFGRAADEIVIQAKEDKVDLLVMGSHGRSGISHLLVGSVAESVVRHAPCPVLVVRK; translated from the coding sequence ATGCCAACCATCAAATCCCTGCTCTGTCCCGTCGATTTTTCCGAGATGTCCAAGGCCGTGCTCGACTACGCCGTCTTCATGGCCCAGAGCCATCAGGCCGAGCTCAAGCTGGTCCACGTGGTGGATCAGCTGCACGGTTTCGACAGCTACAAGATCCTGCACATGACCGCCATCGAGATCACTCATGAGATGGAGCGTCAGGCCAAGAGCCAGCTCAAGGAGCTGGTCGCCAGCCTGCCCATCCCGGCCAAGTTCGAGGTGCGCTTCGGCCGCGCCGCCGACGAGATAGTGATCCAGGCGAAGGAAGACAAGGTGGATCTGCTGGTCATGGGCAGCCACGGCCGCTCCGGCATCAGCCACCTGCTGGTGGGCAGCGTGGCGGAATCCGTGGTGCGCCACGCCCCCTGCCCCGTGCTGGTGGTGCGCAAATAG
- a CDS encoding RNA methyltransferase — MATPNGCMNLAASVNVILYDRLAKKLRAV, encoded by the coding sequence GTGGCCACACCCAATGGCTGCATGAACCTCGCCGCCTCGGTCAACGTGATCCTCTACGACCGGCTGGCCAAGAAGCTGAGGGCTGTGTAA